A section of the Clostridium sp. TW13 genome encodes:
- a CDS encoding sensor histidine kinase, translating to MGLNNAYISGQITGYIVCVLATSVYLYLKPVEAFLTYSSSLIILIVSLVFTVNNENLLYTHIINASIVVILSYIISKINFLNFLKEFIHKKKILQSKQELEKINVKLKEYEKLRTDFFANISHELKTPINVIFCAEQIIDFSLKQNQCNNDNLSKYLKMIKQNSYRLTRLIGNLIDITKIDALNFEVKLINADIIQVVEDITMSVAAFVEDKGISLVFDTEIEEKIIAFDPNQIERVILNLLSNAIKFTDKAGEIFVSIYLKDNNVCISVKDTGIGIPNDMLNSIFDRFIQVDNALPKNHEGSGIGLSLVKSLVEMHKGSINVNSKLGEGSEFIVSLPDTIISNSQQTLNSTNMEDDYIKKINIEFSDIYQ from the coding sequence ATGGGGTTGAATAATGCATATATTAGTGGTCAGATTACAGGTTATATTGTTTGTGTTCTAGCAACTTCAGTTTATTTATACTTAAAACCTGTTGAAGCCTTCCTTACATACTCAAGTTCTTTAATTATTCTTATTGTAAGTTTGGTTTTTACTGTTAATAATGAAAACTTGCTATATACTCACATTATCAATGCAAGTATTGTTGTTATTCTATCTTATATAATTTCAAAAATAAATTTTTTAAATTTCTTAAAGGAATTTATTCATAAGAAAAAAATATTACAAAGTAAACAAGAATTAGAAAAAATAAATGTTAAATTGAAAGAATACGAAAAGCTAAGAACAGACTTTTTCGCCAATATATCTCACGAATTAAAAACTCCAATAAATGTTATCTTCTGTGCTGAACAAATTATTGATTTTTCACTTAAACAAAATCAATGTAATAATGATAACCTTAGTAAGTATCTTAAAATGATTAAACAAAATTCATATAGATTAACCAGATTAATTGGAAACCTTATTGATATCACTAAGATTGATGCTCTTAATTTTGAAGTTAAATTAATTAATGCAGATATTATACAAGTGGTTGAAGATATAACTATGTCCGTAGCAGCTTTTGTAGAAGATAAAGGAATATCTCTTGTTTTTGATACAGAAATAGAAGAAAAAATTATTGCATTCGATCCAAATCAAATTGAAAGAGTTATTTTAAATCTTTTATCAAATGCAATAAAATTCACAGATAAAGCTGGAGAAATTTTTGTGTCTATTTATCTGAAAGATAATAATGTTTGTATTTCTGTAAAGGATACCGGTATAGGAATCCCAAATGATATGTTAAATTCAATCTTTGATAGATTTATTCAAGTAGATAACGCATTGCCTAAAAATCATGAAGGGAGTGGTATAGGATTATCGCTAGTTAAATCCCTAGTTGAGATGCACAAGGGCAGTATTAATGTAAACAGCAAGCTTGGTGAAGGCAGCGAATTTATAGTTTCACTTCCCGATACAATCATCTCCAATAGCCAACAAACTCTAAATTCAACTAACATGGAAGATGATTATATTAAAAAAATAAATATAGAATTTTCAGACATTTACCAGTGA
- a CDS encoding zinc ribbon domain-containing protein, with protein sequence MKTVKWYNYQKGVGSDKKMLWGWGEETNKDLGPIFQHECDYCGSTGTWNLYIKRRWISIYFIPVIPYKKIYCAICPNCNSYIKFSKQEFKQMKLDIKSRV encoded by the coding sequence ATGAAAACAGTAAAATGGTATAATTATCAAAAAGGTGTAGGAAGTGATAAAAAGATGCTTTGGGGATGGGGAGAAGAAACTAATAAGGATTTAGGACCAATTTTTCAACATGAGTGTGATTATTGCGGTAGTACAGGAACTTGGAATTTATATATTAAGAGAAGGTGGATTTCAATATACTTTATTCCTGTTATACCATATAAAAAGATATATTGTGCTATTTGCCCTAATTGTAATAGTTACATAAAGTTTTCAAAACAAGAATTTAAACAAATGAAGCTTGATATAAAATCTCGTGTTTAA
- a CDS encoding CD3324 family protein, translated as MKYVKVETVLPDNLIKEIQKYIQGEYIYIPSQAEKKKRWGENSGSRSYIQGRNEEIRNKHSNGFKIKDLAEEFFLSIDSIKKIVYTKDK; from the coding sequence GTGAAATATGTAAAGGTTGAGACAGTTTTACCAGATAATTTAATTAAAGAAATTCAGAAGTATATTCAAGGTGAGTATATATACATTCCATCTCAAGCAGAAAAAAAGAAGAGATGGGGAGAGAACTCTGGAAGTCGTAGTTATATACAAGGTAGAAATGAAGAAATAAGAAATAAGCATTCTAATGGATTTAAGATAAAGGATTTAGCAGAAGAATTCTTCCTTTCTATAGATAGTATAAAGAAAATTGTGTATACAAAGGATAAGTAA